Proteins from a single region of Lelliottia sp. JS-SCA-14:
- the coaD gene encoding pantetheine-phosphate adenylyltransferase, with amino-acid sequence MSTKAIYPGTFDPITNGHLDIITRAASMFDRVVLAIAASPSKKPMFDLDERVALATAAIAHLPNVEVVGFSDLMANFARAQKANILIRGLRAVADFEYEMQLAHMNRHLMPELESVFLMPSKEWSFISSSLVKEVARHGGDVTHFLPANVHQALMDKLR; translated from the coding sequence ATGAGCACAAAAGCGATTTATCCGGGTACCTTCGATCCGATCACTAACGGTCATCTTGATATCATCACCCGCGCGGCCAGTATGTTTGACCGGGTTGTTCTGGCGATTGCCGCCAGCCCGAGTAAAAAACCGATGTTCGATCTGGATGAACGCGTCGCTCTGGCGACCGCTGCGATCGCACATCTTCCGAATGTGGAAGTGGTGGGGTTTAGCGATCTGATGGCGAATTTTGCCCGCGCGCAAAAAGCCAACATTCTGATTCGTGGGCTGCGCGCCGTGGCTGATTTTGAATATGAGATGCAGCTGGCGCACATGAACCGCCATCTGATGCCGGAGCTGGAAAGCGTGTTTCTGATGCCGTCGAAAGAGTGGTCGTTTATCTCGTCATCGCTGGTGAAAGAGGTGGCACGCCACGGGGGCGATGTGACGCACTTCCTGCCGGCAAACGTCCATCAGGCGCTGATGGACAAGCTCAGGTAA
- a CDS encoding glycosyltransferase family 4 protein: protein MHIVHTEADGGKGGQPLRIINESLGLIARGHQVTILCPETAPLHALAREAGLTVVTMPLRRKNLKNLQLLRSWIKNNRSSIDVINSHNSADTWLVALANLTLLNPVPLVRTRHASGVPRSNWTTRWLFSKACAHIVTTGEALRHQVADIGVPMAQSTSVPSGVDTQRFHPADKQQAREHCGLSQDDFWLGVVSHLRPNKGHSVLLRALAKIDNPHIKLAIVGEGPHKATLEQEITGLGLQQRVLMAGHRSDPERWFPAFDIALSPSHDMEGVPQGVLQSLASRIATIATDAGGTADAVIDGQTGLLVAQRDESALQDAIVKLYDDADLRETLAQQGYDYLCAHFTRECMLDAMEKVFSDAAQRKRS from the coding sequence ATGCATATTGTTCACACTGAAGCAGACGGTGGCAAAGGCGGGCAACCTCTTCGCATTATCAACGAATCGCTTGGCCTTATTGCTCGCGGCCATCAGGTGACAATTTTGTGTCCGGAAACCGCACCGCTGCATGCTCTTGCCCGTGAAGCCGGGCTGACGGTGGTGACAATGCCGCTGAGGCGAAAAAACCTCAAAAATCTGCAGTTGCTGCGTAGCTGGATAAAAAACAACCGAAGCTCAATTGATGTCATCAATAGTCACAATTCTGCCGATACCTGGCTGGTAGCACTCGCCAATCTGACGCTATTGAATCCTGTCCCACTGGTGCGTACCCGTCATGCATCAGGGGTACCGCGCAGCAACTGGACTACCCGCTGGCTGTTTAGCAAAGCTTGTGCCCACATTGTGACCACGGGTGAAGCGCTTCGCCATCAGGTGGCGGATATTGGCGTGCCGATGGCGCAGAGCACTTCGGTGCCAAGCGGCGTGGACACTCAGCGTTTTCATCCTGCCGATAAGCAACAGGCTCGCGAGCACTGCGGTTTGTCACAGGATGATTTCTGGCTCGGGGTGGTCTCACATCTGCGTCCTAACAAAGGCCACAGCGTATTGCTGCGCGCCCTGGCGAAGATCGATAACCCGCATATCAAGCTGGCGATCGTCGGTGAGGGGCCACACAAGGCGACACTGGAACAGGAAATCACCGGTCTGGGGTTACAGCAGCGCGTGCTGATGGCCGGGCATCGCAGCGATCCGGAGCGCTGGTTCCCGGCGTTTGATATTGCCCTCAGCCCTTCGCACGATATGGAAGGCGTGCCGCAGGGCGTATTGCAGTCCCTGGCCTCACGTATTGCGACTATCGCCACGGATGCAGGCGGTACGGCGGATGCGGTAATTGACGGTCAGACAGGATTATTGGTTGCTCAGCGCGATGAATCCGCCCTTCAGGATGCGATAGTAAAACTGTATGACGACGCGGATCTGCGCGAGACGCTGGCGCAGCAGGGATATGACTACCTGTGCGCCCATTTTACGCGCGAATGCATGCTGGATGCGATGGAAAAGGTCTTCTCCGATGCCGCTCAGCGTAAGAGATCGTGA
- a CDS encoding glycosyltransferase family 2 protein, translated as MSKRLSVVMIAKNAADLLPDCLASVAWADEIILLDSGSSDNTLEVARAAGAKVFIDTDWQGYGIQRQRAQSFATGDYVLMIDTDERVTPELQQSLQSVLASPKPGAVYSIARRNYFLGRFMRHSGWYPDRVMRLYERERYQYNSNLVHESLECANAEVINLQGDLRHLTCRDFSSFQRKQLSYATAWAQERHQRGKKASIAGIFAHTLGAFLKTLVLRAGILDGKQGWLLAVVNAQYTFNKYTELWALNRGYSEKA; from the coding sequence ATGTCCAAGCGTCTGTCGGTCGTGATGATCGCCAAAAACGCCGCTGACCTGCTTCCGGACTGCCTGGCCTCTGTCGCCTGGGCCGACGAAATTATCCTCCTCGATTCAGGCAGCAGCGACAACACCCTTGAGGTCGCCCGCGCCGCGGGTGCAAAGGTCTTCATCGATACGGACTGGCAGGGCTACGGCATTCAGCGCCAGCGCGCACAATCTTTTGCCACCGGCGATTACGTGCTGATGATCGACACCGACGAGCGCGTGACGCCGGAATTGCAGCAATCCCTTCAGTCAGTGCTGGCCTCGCCAAAACCTGGCGCAGTTTATAGCATCGCCCGCCGCAACTATTTCCTCGGACGCTTTATGCGCCACAGCGGCTGGTATCCCGACCGCGTCATGCGCTTGTATGAACGCGAGCGCTACCAGTACAACAGCAATCTGGTGCACGAATCGCTGGAGTGCGCGAACGCCGAGGTGATCAACCTGCAAGGCGATTTGCGTCATCTTACCTGTCGGGATTTTTCCAGCTTCCAGCGCAAACAGCTCAGCTATGCAACCGCATGGGCGCAGGAGCGCCACCAGCGCGGCAAGAAAGCCTCGATTGCCGGTATCTTCGCTCACACGCTGGGCGCGTTTCTGAAAACGCTGGTACTGCGCGCAGGCATTCTGGATGGCAAACAGGGCTGGTTACTGGCGGTGGTGAATGCCCAGTATACTTTCAACAAATACACCGAGCTGTGGGCACTGAACCGCGGCTACTCAGAGAAAGCGTGA
- a CDS encoding glycosyltransferase family 1 protein: protein MSKLKLHAVSRADFIAKNYADFQTLLDNRVNPDSIPERFYCGGRGGWTFQTTLALKHYYGDDIECSFGSECRADAINLMHNDDFGSRVKPWRGLTVVARADRPPVIGADVVVDQNPEVDGHSNRIFVPYWPQPGVKPRERTDETVKTVAFFGRVDSFPEAYREGDFKQRLAEQGIELRISFDNWTNYQDVDVCISFRKSHDHKLARKPASKLINNWLGKTVMVCDDEPSYRAIRESELDYLIAKNPDEAFEAIMRLKNSPELYRQMREQGDKRLQVYSREAVAARWYALFQDTWRKGLHTRPTLVRALRFGFGKAIRPLTKKF, encoded by the coding sequence ATGAGTAAACTCAAACTACACGCGGTTTCCCGCGCTGATTTTATTGCTAAAAACTATGCTGACTTCCAGACATTGCTGGATAACCGCGTAAATCCGGATAGCATTCCTGAACGTTTTTATTGCGGAGGTCGCGGCGGCTGGACTTTCCAGACCACCCTGGCGCTTAAACACTATTACGGTGACGATATTGAGTGCTCATTTGGCTCAGAGTGTCGGGCAGATGCCATCAACCTGATGCACAACGATGACTTTGGCTCTCGCGTGAAGCCGTGGCGCGGTTTAACCGTGGTCGCTCGTGCCGATCGTCCACCGGTCATTGGCGCTGATGTCGTCGTCGATCAGAACCCGGAAGTCGACGGTCACAGTAATCGTATTTTCGTGCCGTACTGGCCGCAGCCTGGTGTGAAGCCCCGTGAACGCACGGATGAAACCGTCAAAACCGTGGCTTTCTTTGGGCGCGTAGACAGCTTCCCGGAAGCTTATCGCGAAGGCGATTTTAAACAGCGCCTGGCGGAGCAAGGCATCGAGCTGCGCATCTCATTTGATAACTGGACGAACTACCAGGACGTGGATGTTTGTATCAGTTTCCGTAAATCTCACGATCATAAACTTGCCCGCAAACCCGCCAGTAAGCTGATTAATAACTGGCTGGGCAAGACGGTAATGGTCTGTGACGACGAACCCTCTTACCGCGCAATTCGCGAAAGCGAGCTGGATTACCTGATTGCGAAAAACCCGGATGAGGCGTTCGAGGCTATTATGCGCTTAAAAAATTCTCCTGAGCTGTATCGTCAGATGCGTGAACAGGGTGATAAACGTCTGCAGGTCTATTCCCGCGAGGCGGTCGCCGCGCGCTGGTATGCCCTGTTTCAGGATACCTGGCGTAAAGGATTGCACACTCGCCCCACACTGGTTCGCGCGCTGCGCTTTGGATTCGGTAAAGCCATTCGTCCGCTGACTAAAAAGTTCTGA
- the waaA gene encoding lipid IV(A) 3-deoxy-D-manno-octulosonic acid transferase has protein sequence MELLYTALLYIIQPLVWLRLLLRSRKAPAYRKRWAERYGYCRNKVAPDGILLHSVSVGETLAAIPLVRALRHRYPSLPITVTTMTPTGSERAMSAFGKDVHHVYLPYDLPCAMNRFLNTVRPKLVIVMETELWPNMISALHARKIPLVVANARLSERSAKGYGKLGSFMRRLLAKITLIAAQNEEDGARFISLGLKRNQLAVTGSLKFDISVTPELAARAVTLRRQWAPRRQVWIATSTHDGEEEIILQAHRKLLEKFPDLLLILVPRHPERFIDAREMVQKGGFSFTLRSSGEIPSGSTQVVIGDTMGELMLLYGIADLAFVGGSLVERGGHNPLEPAAHAIPVLMGPHTFNFKDICAKLQQADGLITVTDADSVVKEVSTLLTDEDYRLWYGRHAVEVLHQNQGALTRLLQLLQPYLPQRSH, from the coding sequence TTGGAATTGTTGTATACCGCCCTGCTCTACATTATTCAGCCACTGGTGTGGCTGCGACTGCTGCTTCGTAGCCGTAAAGCGCCTGCGTACCGAAAACGCTGGGCTGAACGTTATGGCTATTGCCGCAATAAGGTCGCCCCGGACGGTATTTTGCTGCATTCCGTTTCTGTCGGCGAGACGCTGGCCGCGATCCCGTTGGTCCGCGCCCTGCGCCACCGCTATCCTTCGCTGCCGATTACCGTCACCACAATGACGCCGACCGGCTCCGAACGCGCCATGTCGGCCTTCGGTAAAGATGTCCATCACGTCTATCTGCCGTACGATTTACCCTGCGCCATGAACCGTTTCCTCAACACCGTGCGTCCGAAGCTGGTGATCGTGATGGAAACCGAACTGTGGCCGAATATGATTTCCGCCCTGCATGCCCGTAAAATTCCGCTGGTCGTCGCTAACGCCCGCCTGTCGGAACGCTCGGCCAAAGGCTACGGCAAGCTGGGCAGCTTTATGCGCCGCCTGCTGGCGAAAATCACGCTGATCGCCGCCCAAAACGAAGAGGACGGCGCGCGCTTTATCTCCCTGGGATTGAAACGCAATCAGCTCGCCGTCACGGGTAGCCTGAAATTTGATATTTCCGTCACGCCAGAACTCGCCGCCCGCGCCGTCACGTTGCGCCGCCAGTGGGCCCCGCGCCGCCAGGTGTGGATTGCCACCAGCACGCATGACGGCGAAGAAGAGATTATCCTGCAGGCGCATCGCAAGCTGCTGGAGAAATTCCCCGATTTACTGCTGATTCTCGTTCCTCGCCATCCGGAGCGCTTTATAGACGCGCGTGAAATGGTGCAGAAAGGCGGATTTAGCTTCACCCTGCGCAGCAGCGGTGAGATCCCATCCGGCAGCACCCAGGTGGTGATTGGCGATACGATGGGCGAACTGATGCTGCTGTACGGAATTGCCGATCTGGCCTTCGTTGGCGGAAGCCTTGTCGAGCGCGGCGGTCATAACCCGCTGGAGCCGGCCGCACACGCCATTCCGGTGCTGATGGGCCCGCACACATTTAACTTCAAAGATATCTGCGCTAAATTGCAGCAAGCCGATGGCTTAATTACCGTAACCGACGCGGACTCGGTGGTGAAAGAGGTCTCGACCCTGCTCACCGACGAAGATTACCGCCTGTGGTACGGTCGTCATGCCGTCGAAGTGCTGCATCAGAACCAGGGCGCGCTGACCCGTCTGCTGCAACTTCTGCAACCTTATCTGCCTCAGCGGAGCCATTAA
- a CDS encoding O-antigen ligase family protein encodes MTNIRNILTGLLVPAVLALCFVWPIPNDQLPFHRNGLIYPIVAVALGLFFSSASARKNLDLSKIKFVLIAIWVLTFFILINGFFVAPDIKEMVSTWDGQWLRPVLLFCAGLVLLPAIQSQYPSISAARYFTLIVLFFWGVVCIHLLDTIWLYWRDGVIHWGETRIVYNRTRMSFQVNMITGFLLAELLARGLLHQRFLRLKTPFLAFMLLCNLICTALVDTRWGTIGLVGSLFSTFVLLSLHSMRRSRVVLTGGILLGIFIASALLGYASWKTDPRWQSLETDAITGWNAPFTSFCYNKTNGTVPRNELGRPMNHSNGCRASFFHQGWKLVAEHPLGMGPRKEAFRYVLRRDTQDNRINIPHSHYGLIEFGIQNGFAGIAGWLILLAGCWYVGWREFRHGNTMVGMFLLLFTIGFFSRTMVDHNLKDHYLEQYLLLTGLLIGMCALRPTKADETLS; translated from the coding sequence ATGACAAATATTCGCAACATCCTGACGGGCCTTTTAGTACCGGCTGTACTGGCTTTGTGTTTTGTCTGGCCAATCCCGAATGACCAGCTTCCTTTTCACCGCAATGGCCTGATCTATCCCATCGTCGCAGTGGCACTGGGTCTCTTTTTTAGCTCAGCCTCGGCCAGAAAAAATCTTGACCTAAGCAAAATCAAGTTCGTTCTCATTGCAATATGGGTGTTAACCTTCTTTATCCTGATTAACGGCTTTTTTGTCGCGCCAGATATTAAAGAGATGGTTTCCACCTGGGACGGACAATGGTTGCGCCCGGTATTACTTTTCTGCGCGGGCCTGGTGCTATTGCCAGCCATTCAAAGCCAGTATCCCTCTATTTCTGCAGCGCGCTATTTCACCCTGATTGTGCTCTTTTTCTGGGGGGTCGTCTGTATCCATTTACTGGATACCATCTGGCTTTACTGGCGCGACGGAGTGATTCACTGGGGTGAAACGCGGATTGTTTACAACCGCACGCGCATGAGTTTCCAGGTAAACATGATCACCGGTTTCCTGCTTGCAGAATTACTGGCGCGCGGCCTACTGCATCAGCGCTTTTTACGCCTGAAGACCCCATTCCTGGCCTTCATGCTGCTCTGTAATCTGATTTGTACCGCACTGGTTGATACCCGCTGGGGCACTATCGGTCTTGTTGGTAGCTTATTCTCTACCTTTGTGCTGCTGAGCCTGCACAGCATGCGCCGCAGTCGGGTGGTGTTAACGGGTGGCATTCTGCTGGGTATCTTTATCGCTTCAGCGTTACTCGGCTATGCATCATGGAAAACCGATCCGCGCTGGCAGAGTCTGGAAACCGACGCGATTACAGGTTGGAATGCACCTTTTACCAGTTTCTGCTACAACAAAACGAACGGGACTGTGCCACGCAATGAATTGGGCCGCCCAATGAACCATTCTAATGGCTGTCGCGCCAGCTTCTTCCATCAGGGTTGGAAACTGGTCGCTGAACATCCTTTAGGTATGGGGCCGCGCAAAGAGGCGTTCCGCTACGTGCTGCGCCGCGATACTCAGGATAACCGGATTAATATTCCGCACAGCCATTACGGCCTGATTGAGTTTGGCATCCAGAATGGATTTGCCGGGATTGCAGGCTGGCTGATCTTGCTGGCTGGCTGCTGGTACGTTGGATGGCGTGAATTCCGTCACGGTAACACTATGGTAGGGATGTTCTTGTTACTGTTTACTATCGGTTTCTTCTCCAGAACCATGGTCGATCACAACCTGAAAGACCACTATCTGGAGCAATACCTCCTCTTGACCGGGCTGCTGATCGGGATGTGCGCGTTACGGCCGACCAAAGCAGATGAAACCCTATCCTGA
- the rpmG gene encoding 50S ribosomal protein L33, protein MAKGIREKIKLVSSAGTGHFYTTTKNKRTKPEKLELKKFDPVVRQHVLYKEAKIK, encoded by the coding sequence ATGGCTAAAGGTATTCGTGAGAAAATCAAGCTGGTTTCTTCTGCTGGTACAGGTCACTTCTACACCACCACGAAGAACAAGCGTACTAAGCCGGAAAAACTGGAACTGAAAAAGTTCGATCCAGTTGTCCGTCAGCACGTGCTGTACAAAGAAGCTAAAATCAAATAA
- a CDS encoding sulfatase-like hydrolase/transferase yields MFKTSTQSSLTPRRNILRTLVLTLAFLVLFSLSEIIILLKDHVYQPKAGDISLYLIISFLAAISARFFLTRLLLAVTFIVQISEAVYYQFYGQFYGPSEVWLAFVETKDIASGITDSLGSLGIYFAIMIVAVVFALVFTRRMAPQWHKWLAMPCLLAIVVMFAGQFYKAIDGQMYKFNPDLRHSLLRNGLSAMSFSAIRLIPEALSGENQSVTHYEPYKVTPVEGSHAGKYSIILAIGESLNPHHVSALGYERDTTPELKALMQQYQGTGRLIVSNAVSTRVAIPMLVNNLREPDNYGAYKSKSTNIFANAKKQGYQTAFISAQGLEGLSNWIGIHDIDLWEDTQIRPAPDVGADVVLTPSVEKAALDWNKPFLMVLNSRAPHIPYERNIPQGFAKFSTPRLSDDVAQKKNEYDDAVRLYDKELASAIRTTMAKSKLPVLVFITSDHGERVGDGGLFGHSVVEMPIAQVPFLYFSNDPAYSMNAISPQIPLNHFQVATLINKMLGYSVSNPNQKDDSFFITGGDIRGLSERVTYHLNALPEAER; encoded by the coding sequence ATGTTTAAAACATCTACACAATCATCACTCACGCCACGTCGCAATATCCTGCGCACGCTGGTGTTGACGCTGGCTTTCCTGGTGCTGTTTTCGCTTTCCGAAATCATCATTCTGTTAAAAGATCACGTTTACCAACCGAAAGCCGGAGATATCTCCCTTTATCTGATCATTTCGTTTTTAGCAGCCATAAGCGCACGCTTCTTCCTCACTCGCCTGCTGCTGGCCGTGACATTTATCGTGCAGATCTCAGAAGCGGTTTATTACCAATTCTACGGTCAGTTCTACGGCCCCAGCGAAGTGTGGCTGGCTTTCGTTGAAACAAAAGATATTGCCAGTGGGATTACCGATAGCCTCGGTTCGCTGGGCATCTACTTTGCCATCATGATCGTTGCAGTGGTATTTGCACTGGTCTTTACCCGCCGGATGGCACCGCAGTGGCATAAATGGCTGGCAATGCCATGTCTGCTGGCTATCGTGGTGATGTTTGCCGGGCAGTTCTATAAAGCGATCGACGGGCAGATGTATAAGTTCAACCCTGATCTTCGCCACTCACTGCTGCGTAACGGTTTGTCGGCCATGAGCTTCAGCGCCATCCGTCTGATCCCGGAAGCGCTTTCCGGCGAAAACCAGAGCGTCACCCATTATGAGCCGTACAAGGTCACGCCTGTGGAAGGCTCGCACGCGGGTAAATACTCCATCATCCTGGCGATTGGCGAGAGCCTGAACCCGCACCACGTGAGCGCCCTGGGCTACGAGCGTGATACCACGCCAGAACTGAAAGCGCTGATGCAGCAGTATCAAGGTACGGGTCGTCTGATTGTCTCTAACGCCGTGTCGACGCGCGTGGCTATTCCGATGCTGGTGAACAACCTGCGCGAACCGGACAACTACGGCGCGTACAAATCGAAATCGACCAATATCTTTGCTAATGCGAAAAAGCAGGGTTATCAGACCGCGTTCATCTCGGCTCAAGGCCTGGAAGGGTTAAGCAATTGGATCGGTATCCACGATATTGATCTGTGGGAAGATACGCAGATCCGCCCGGCTCCCGATGTCGGTGCAGATGTGGTACTCACTCCGTCTGTCGAAAAAGCCGCTCTGGACTGGAACAAGCCGTTCCTGATGGTGCTCAATAGCCGTGCGCCGCATATTCCTTACGAGCGTAATATCCCACAAGGCTTTGCTAAATTCTCCACGCCACGTCTGAGTGATGACGTTGCGCAGAAGAAAAATGAGTACGACGATGCCGTTCGCCTGTACGACAAAGAACTGGCCTCTGCGATTCGTACCACGATGGCAAAATCTAAGCTGCCGGTGCTGGTCTTTATCACCTCGGATCACGGGGAGCGCGTAGGCGACGGCGGCTTATTCGGCCACTCGGTCGTGGAAATGCCGATTGCTCAGGTACCGTTCCTTTATTTCAGCAACGATCCGGCCTACTCCATGAATGCCATTAGCCCGCAAATCCCGTTGAACCACTTCCAGGTGGCAACGTTGATTAACAAAATGCTCGGCTATTCAGTGAGTAACCCGAATCAGAAAGACGACAGTTTCTTCATTACCGGTGGAGATATTCGCGGCCTGTCGGAGCGTGTGACCTACCATTTGAATGCGCTTCCTGAAGCAGAGCGGTAA
- the mutM gene encoding bifunctional DNA-formamidopyrimidine glycosylase/DNA-(apurinic or apyrimidinic site) lyase, translated as MPELPEVETSRRGIEPHLVGATILHAVVRNGRLRWPVSDEIHALSDKPVLSVQRRAKYLLLELPDGWIIIHLGMSGSLRILTEELPAEKHDHVDLVMSNGKVLRYTDPRRFGAWLWTKELEGHNVLAHLGPEPLSADFNAEYLKAKCAKKKTPIKPWLMDNKLVVGVGNIYASESLFAAGIHPDRLASSLSDKECELLVKVIKAVLLRSIEQGGTTLKDFLQSDGKPGYFAQELQVYGRKGEPCRVCGTPIVASKHAQRATFYCRQCQK; from the coding sequence ATGCCTGAATTACCTGAGGTAGAGACCAGCCGTCGTGGAATTGAACCCCATCTGGTGGGGGCGACCATTCTGCATGCCGTCGTTCGTAATGGCCGTCTGCGCTGGCCTGTTTCCGATGAGATCCACGCCCTCAGCGACAAGCCTGTGCTCAGCGTGCAGCGTCGCGCCAAGTATCTGCTGCTGGAGCTGCCCGATGGCTGGATCATTATCCACCTGGGAATGTCAGGGAGCCTGCGCATCCTCACTGAAGAGCTGCCTGCCGAAAAACACGACCACGTCGATCTGGTGATGAGTAACGGCAAGGTGCTGCGCTACACCGATCCTCGCCGCTTCGGTGCCTGGCTGTGGACCAAAGAGCTGGAAGGGCATAACGTGCTGGCCCATCTCGGCCCTGAACCGCTCAGTGCAGACTTCAACGCCGAATACCTGAAGGCGAAGTGCGCGAAGAAGAAAACGCCGATCAAACCCTGGCTGATGGATAACAAGCTGGTGGTGGGCGTCGGGAACATTTATGCCAGTGAATCCCTGTTCGCTGCCGGGATCCATCCCGATCGGCTGGCCTCTTCGCTATCTGATAAAGAGTGTGAGCTGCTGGTGAAAGTGATCAAAGCCGTTCTGCTGCGCTCGATAGAGCAGGGCGGAACTACGCTGAAGGATTTCCTGCAAAGTGACGGGAAGCCGGGCTATTTTGCCCAGGAGCTGCAGGTGTATGGCCGAAAAGGGGAGCCGTGCAGAGTGTGCGGGACGCCGATTGTGGCGTCCAAACATGCGCAGCGGGCGACGTTTTACTGCCGCCAGTGCCAGAAGTAA
- a CDS encoding glycosyltransferase has protein sequence MSGTPQLSLVVAVYNGESFLSAFFDSIKKQNLESLELIVVNDGSTDGSAEIIASYASEFSDFQVIVQPNGGVSAARNTGLAVAKGEYVAFPDIDDVIYPGMYPRLLEIAYAGNLDVATCNGTYIYDDGRPSKKIFPSDKLTSTGVLDGPTWLQMALESRKFLHVTWLNIYRHAFLKEQGFTFEHGLRHQDIPWTTEVLLTAKRVQYVDEVFYDYLIHSASVSHTPGTDDTRMRSSRHYMKILEMLEAINLRHPEQVKRVPACHWQIAKEGLGILHSINNIQDMAKKREITQELFDRGIWSMIWKNARGLRQRWRLGRRYFRLKKILG, from the coding sequence ATGTCTGGAACGCCTCAATTAAGCCTCGTTGTCGCTGTTTATAACGGCGAATCCTTCCTGAGCGCTTTTTTTGACAGCATTAAGAAGCAGAACCTGGAAAGTCTGGAACTGATCGTCGTCAATGACGGTTCTACGGATGGTTCTGCGGAAATTATCGCGAGCTACGCCAGCGAATTTAGCGATTTTCAGGTGATTGTTCAGCCCAACGGCGGCGTCTCCGCAGCGCGTAATACCGGTCTTGCGGTCGCGAAAGGGGAGTATGTCGCTTTCCCGGATATCGACGATGTTATCTATCCAGGCATGTATCCGCGCCTGCTGGAGATCGCCTATGCCGGTAATCTTGACGTCGCTACCTGCAACGGCACCTATATCTATGATGATGGTCGTCCGTCGAAGAAAATTTTCCCGTCTGACAAACTGACCTCCACTGGCGTTCTGGACGGGCCGACCTGGCTGCAAATGGCGCTGGAATCACGCAAGTTCTTGCACGTGACCTGGCTGAATATCTATCGCCATGCCTTTCTCAAAGAACAAGGTTTTACCTTCGAGCACGGCCTACGCCATCAGGATATCCCGTGGACGACAGAAGTATTGCTGACCGCCAAACGCGTTCAGTATGTGGATGAAGTCTTTTATGATTATCTGATTCACTCGGCGTCGGTTTCCCATACGCCAGGTACTGACGATACGCGGATGCGCTCGTCTCGCCACTATATGAAAATACTGGAGATGCTGGAGGCTATTAATCTGCGCCATCCGGAACAGGTTAAGCGTGTTCCTGCCTGTCACTGGCAGATCGCCAAAGAGGGTTTGGGGATCCTGCATAGCATCAACAACATCCAGGATATGGCGAAAAAACGCGAGATCACCCAGGAGCTGTTCGATCGTGGCATCTGGTCAATGATCTGGAAAAATGCGCGTGGCTTACGTCAACGCTGGCGTCTGGGACGTCGCTACTTTCGTCTTAAAAAAATTCTCGGCTAA
- the rpmB gene encoding 50S ribosomal protein L28 — protein MSRVCQVTGKRPVTGNNRSHALNATKRRFLPNLHSHRFWVESEKRFVTLRVSAKGMRVIDKKGIDTVLSELRARGEKY, from the coding sequence ATGTCCCGAGTCTGCCAAGTTACTGGCAAGCGTCCGGTGACCGGTAACAACCGTTCCCACGCACTGAACGCGACTAAACGCCGTTTCCTGCCGAACCTGCACTCTCACCGTTTCTGGGTTGAGAGCGAGAAGCGTTTTGTCACCCTGCGTGTATCTGCTAAAGGTATGCGTGTTATTGATAAGAAAGGCATCGATACAGTTCTGTCCGAACTGCGTGCCCGTGGCGAAAAGTACTAA